The Desulfallas thermosapovorans DSM 6562 genome window below encodes:
- a CDS encoding sulfite exporter TauE/SafE family protein, which yields MAGAVELPAAAEAIKFIAMTPKTALSLFAIGLVGGTLSGFLGSGGAFIMTPAMMSLGIPGIMAVAANITHKFGKAIMGAKKHSEFGNVDVRMGLVMFIALFAGVQAAVALNKGVMERMGAAGSNLYISVVFVVILSWVALFMYRDIKRQKKMHGEQATGEPKLLDKIRNSNIPPVIHFKVAGVKCSLWLSLLVGFATGFLAGTIGVGGFIGVPAMIYLLGIPTYVAAGTELFLAIFSGFQGAFLYSLYGYVDIRIALLLYLGSLIGINLGAIGTRVVRGSQIRLVMVSIIAMVALSRATMVPVYLGDLGRINLSANTHHVVTMVSNAFLFGSGLVGVSIIFYWIFQAYRRAEREEKYAGLQKTESPV from the coding sequence ATGGCCGGAGCAGTGGAATTACCAGCTGCCGCTGAAGCGATTAAATTTATTGCCATGACTCCCAAAACTGCTTTATCCCTGTTTGCTATCGGATTGGTAGGCGGTACTTTAAGCGGTTTCTTGGGTTCGGGGGGTGCCTTTATTATGACCCCAGCCATGATGAGCCTGGGAATTCCGGGAATTATGGCGGTGGCTGCCAATATTACGCATAAGTTTGGCAAGGCCATCATGGGGGCTAAAAAACATAGTGAGTTTGGCAATGTGGACGTTCGCATGGGATTAGTTATGTTTATAGCTCTTTTTGCCGGTGTACAGGCGGCGGTGGCGCTGAATAAGGGAGTAATGGAAAGAATGGGTGCTGCGGGCTCCAATCTTTATATTAGTGTCGTTTTTGTAGTCATTCTTTCCTGGGTTGCTTTGTTCATGTACCGGGACATCAAGCGACAAAAAAAGATGCATGGGGAACAGGCGACCGGTGAGCCTAAATTGTTGGACAAAATACGTAATTCAAATATACCGCCTGTTATTCATTTTAAAGTCGCCGGGGTTAAGTGTTCCTTGTGGTTGTCGCTTTTGGTGGGTTTCGCTACCGGTTTTCTGGCCGGCACTATCGGGGTGGGCGGTTTTATCGGTGTTCCGGCGATGATATATTTGCTAGGCATCCCCACTTACGTGGCCGCCGGTACAGAGCTTTTTTTAGCCATATTCTCCGGGTTTCAGGGAGCATTTTTATACTCATTGTATGGGTACGTGGATATTCGAATTGCTCTTTTGTTATACTTGGGCTCGCTAATCGGGATAAACTTGGGTGCCATCGGTACCAGGGTGGTACGTGGATCGCAGATTAGGCTGGTTATGGTATCTATTATTGCTATGGTAGCACTTAGCCGGGCCACCATGGTGCCCGTATACCTGGGTGACCTGGGTCGAATTAACCTTAGCGCCAACACTCACCATGTAGTTACCATGGTCAGCAATGCTTTTTTGTTCGGGAGCGGGCTGGTTGGTGTTTCAATTATTTTTTATTGGATATTTCAGGCTTATAGAAGGGCGGAAAGGGAGGAAAAGTACGCAGGGTTGCAGAAAACGGAATCTCCCGTTTAA